A region of Massilia sp. WG5 DNA encodes the following proteins:
- a CDS encoding glycosyltransferase, with product MNPSHRHAQSFPDGAGTGASHPAAAEFAIPGAAASGAAGAAAAVRPPLVAHLVDSLDSADAENGLLNLIRHLPPERYRHTILCLRDQGEYEAGLREQGVEILKLHQRSEGALHGLANALRLYRVLRRLQPDLIHTRNRSGLPAQLVAALAGVRLRVHAEHGRDLSTPARASRRGRLLRRLLRPLVDHYIAVSGELEEWLVEAIGAEPARVSQIPNAVDSVQFHPRLGPAAAVGPPGFMHDGVFVIGSVGRMEDSAGHLTLVDAFLRLIASPHQAHQRLRLMIVGDGPARSECQAMLNRAGAGARAWLPGARADTAQLLRAMDLFVSPSLREDRANPILEAMASGLPVVATAVGCNAELVHAGFTGILVPPLSAELLAAAVSDYCRIPEMAARHGARARSQVIARHSMPAMARDYLAVYDALTGADTADAARREP from the coding sequence ATGAATCCCAGCCACCGCCATGCGCAGTCGTTTCCGGATGGTGCCGGCACAGGCGCGTCGCATCCGGCCGCCGCCGAGTTCGCCATCCCCGGCGCCGCGGCGAGCGGCGCGGCCGGTGCTGCCGCAGCCGTGCGGCCGCCCCTGGTGGCGCACCTGGTGGACTCGCTCGACAGCGCCGACGCCGAAAACGGCTTGCTGAACCTGATCCGCCACCTGCCCCCCGAACGCTATCGTCACACCATCCTGTGCCTGCGCGACCAGGGCGAGTACGAAGCCGGCCTGCGCGAACAGGGCGTCGAGATCCTCAAGCTGCACCAGCGCAGCGAAGGCGCGCTGCACGGTCTGGCCAACGCGCTGCGCCTGTACCGCGTCCTGCGCCGCCTGCAGCCCGACCTGATCCACACCCGCAACCGTTCCGGCCTGCCGGCCCAGCTGGTGGCGGCGCTGGCCGGGGTGCGCCTGCGCGTGCATGCCGAGCACGGGCGCGACCTGTCGACGCCGGCGCGCGCCAGCCGGCGCGGCAGGCTCTTGCGGCGCCTGCTGCGCCCGCTCGTCGACCATTACATCGCCGTCAGCGGCGAGCTCGAGGAATGGCTGGTCGAGGCGATCGGCGCCGAGCCGGCGCGCGTCTCGCAAATCCCGAACGCCGTCGACAGCGTGCAGTTCCACCCGCGCCTCGGTCCCGCGGCCGCGGTCGGGCCGCCCGGCTTCATGCATGACGGCGTGTTCGTGATCGGCAGCGTCGGCCGCATGGAAGACAGCGCCGGCCACCTGACCCTGGTCGACGCCTTCCTGCGGCTGATCGCGTCGCCGCATCAAGCCCACCAGCGCCTGCGCTTGATGATCGTCGGCGACGGTCCCGCACGGTCCGAATGCCAGGCGATGCTGAACCGGGCCGGGGCCGGCGCGCGCGCATGGCTGCCCGGGGCGCGCGCCGACACCGCCCAGCTGCTGCGGGCAATGGACCTGTTCGTCTCGCCTTCGCTCCGGGAAGACCGGGCCAATCCGATCCTGGAAGCGATGGCCAGCGGCCTGCCGGTAGTGGCGACCGCGGTCGGCTGCAATGCCGAACTGGTGCACGCGGGCTTCACCGGCATCCTGGTGCCGCCGCTGTCCGCCGAACTGCTGGCGGCGGCGGTCTCGGACTATTGCCGCATCCCCGAGATGGCGGCGCGCCACGGCGCGCGGGCCAGGAGCCAGGTCATCGCGCGGCACAGCATGCCGGCGATGGCGCGCGACTATCTTGCGGTCTACGATGCGCTTACCGGCGCCGACACTGCGGACGCGGCGCGGCGGGAACCGTAA
- a CDS encoding glycosyltransferase family 4 protein, with protein MRVLHLLDHSAPRRSDYSRRTQALLEGLRSQGVQAIQLTGPAHAATHAPGDTHGEGRHVYRTAVRRLPLVGMPPPDSRLGAALATTTLALRLRQVARLTRPDLIHVHLPSANAVAAWPVARLAKIPLVVEAERRGQAAPGYPFPRLERWALGAAQAIAAGTAQVRAALRAEGLVGKTIAVIPPAPDLAPGRRTGAGPANLTGAPLLAYAGGLEPDDGLELLLAALAQLRRRHPALRLVVAGGGIQEARFEAKLAQPHLRGHVVFAGPLSYRRAADVLPRADIVVFPGLGRTPGLQPSRHLLNALAQGCAIVASDLACQRELLVHGHSGMLFEAGNRAALVKTILGLLAEPWRIAALGAAAREFVSTRRSWELTAARYRRVYEMALTNRDASR; from the coding sequence ATGCGCGTGCTGCACCTGCTCGACCATTCCGCGCCGCGGCGCAGCGACTATAGCCGGCGGACGCAGGCCCTGCTGGAAGGCTTGCGCAGCCAGGGCGTGCAGGCCATCCAGCTGACCGGACCGGCGCACGCAGCCACGCATGCGCCCGGCGACACGCATGGCGAAGGCCGGCATGTCTACCGCACCGCCGTCCGCAGGCTTCCCCTGGTCGGCATGCCCCCGCCCGATTCCCGGCTGGGCGCGGCGCTCGCCACGACCACGCTGGCGCTGCGCCTGCGCCAGGTCGCCAGGCTGACGCGGCCGGACCTGATCCACGTCCACCTGCCGAGTGCGAATGCGGTGGCGGCATGGCCGGTGGCCCGGCTGGCGAAGATTCCGCTGGTGGTCGAGGCCGAACGGCGCGGCCAGGCAGCGCCGGGATATCCCTTTCCGCGCCTCGAACGCTGGGCGCTGGGCGCGGCCCAGGCAATCGCGGCCGGGACTGCCCAGGTGCGCGCCGCCCTGCGCGCCGAAGGGCTCGTGGGCAAGACCATCGCCGTGATTCCGCCGGCGCCGGACCTGGCGCCCGGACGGCGGACCGGCGCCGGACCGGCCAACCTGACAGGAGCGCCGCTGCTGGCCTATGCGGGAGGACTGGAACCGGACGATGGTCTCGAACTGCTGCTGGCGGCACTGGCCCAGCTGCGCCGGCGGCATCCGGCGCTGCGCCTGGTGGTTGCCGGCGGCGGGATCCAGGAGGCGCGGTTCGAAGCGAAGCTGGCCCAGCCGCATCTGCGCGGCCATGTCGTGTTCGCGGGCCCGCTGTCCTACCGGCGCGCGGCGGACGTGCTGCCGCGCGCCGATATCGTCGTCTTTCCCGGGCTCGGCCGCACGCCGGGGCTGCAGCCCTCGCGCCATCTGCTCAACGCACTGGCCCAGGGCTGCGCGATCGTCGCCTCGGACCTGGCCTGCCAGCGCGAACTGCTGGTGCACGGCCACAGCGGCATGCTGTTCGAGGCCGGCAATCGCGCGGCGCTGGTGAAGACGATCCTGGGACTGCTTGCCGAGCCCTGGCGCATCGCGGCCCTGGGCGCGGCCGCCCGCGAGTTCGTGAGCACGCGCCGCAGCTGGGAGCTGACGGCGGCGCGCTACCGGCGGGTGTACGAGATGGCGCTGACTAATCGTGATGCGTCACGATAA